A region from the Salvia splendens isolate huo1 chromosome 15, SspV2, whole genome shotgun sequence genome encodes:
- the LOC121768857 gene encoding glutamate decarboxylase-like, which translates to MVLSKAASQSDVSVHSTFASRYVRHSLPRYKMSENSIPREAAYQIINDELMLDGNPRLNLASFVTTWMEPECDKLVMTAINKNYVDMDEYPVTTELQNRCVNMIAHLFNAPLGDDETAVGVGTVGSSEAIMLAGLAFKRKWQNKMKELGKPHDKPNIVTGANVQVCWEKFARYFEVELKEVKLTEGYYVMDPDKAVEMVDENTICVAAILGSTLNGEFEDVKRLNNLLLEKNKQTGWDTPIHVDAASGGFIAPFLYPELEWDFRLPLVKSINVSGHKYGLVYAGIGWAIWRTKDDLPDELIFHINYLGSDQPTFTLNFSKGSSQIIAQYYQLIRLGYEGYRNIMENCQENAMVLKEGLEKTGRFTIVSKDHGVPLVAFSLKDNSRHNEFEISEMLRRYGWIIPAYTMPPDAQHITVLRVVIREDFSRTLAERLVLDIEKIMHELDTIPSRVTEKITTDEEHAVVVKKTALEVQREITDAWKKMVADHKKKTKGVC; encoded by the exons ATGGTTCTCTCGAAGGCCGCTTCCCAGTCGGATGTCTCAGTCCACTCGACTTTCGCTTCGCGATATGTTCGCCACTCTCTCCCCag GTATAAGATGTCGGAGAATTCGATCCCCAGGGAAGCGGCGTACCAGATCATCAACGACGAGCTGATGCTGGACGGAAATCCGAGGCTGAATCTCGCCTCCTTCGTCACCACGTGGATGGAGCCGGAGTGCGACAAGCTGGTGATGACCGCCATTAACAAAAACTACGTCGACATGGATGAATACCCCGTCACCACCGAGTTACAG AACCGGTGCGTGAACATGATCGCGCATCTATTCAACGCACCGCTGGGAGACGACGAGACGGCGGTGGGAGTGGGAACCGTGGGATCTTCGGAAGCCATAATGCTGGCCGGTCTGGCCTTCAAGAGGAAATGGCAGAACAAGATGAAAGAGCTCGGGAAACCCCACGACAAGCCCAACATCGTCACTGGCGCCAACGTTCAAGTCTGCTGGGAGAAATTCGCCCGCTATTTCGAAGTGGAGCTCAAGGAGGTCAAGCTAACCGAGGGATACTACGTCATGGACCCCGACAAGGCCGTCGAGATGGTCGACGAGAACACCATCTGTGTCGCTGCCATCTTAGGCTCTACTCTTAACGGTGAATTCGAGGACGTCAAGCGCCTCAACAACCTCTTGCTCGAGAAGAACAAACAAACAGG ATGGGACACCCCCATTCATGTGGATGCTGCTAGTGGTGGCTTCATTGCTCCGTTTTTGTATCCGGAGTTGGAGTGGGATTTCAGATTGCCATTGGTGAAGAGTATCAATGTGAGCGGGCACAAATACGGGTTGGTGTATGCCGGTATCGGGTGGGCCATTTGGAGGACCAAGGACGACTTGCCCGATGAGCTAATCTTCCACATCAACTATCTCGGATCAGATCAGCCCACCTTCACCCTCAACTTCTCCAAAG GGTCCAGTCAAATAATTGCTCAATACTATCAGCTCATTCGCTTAGGTTATGAG gGGTACCGCAACATAATGGAAAACTGCCAAGAAAATGCGATGGTGCTAAAAGAAGGCCTCGAGAAAACAGGGCGATTCACCATTGTGTCCAAGGACCACGGTGTCCCGCTGGTGGCGTTCAGCCTCAAGGACAACAGCCGCCACAACGAGTTTGAAATCTCTGAGATGCTCCGACGCTATGGGTGGATAATCCCCGCCTACACAATGCCGCCAGACGCGCAGCACATCACCGTGCTTCGCGTTGTCATACGCGAAGACTTCTCGCGGACTCTGGCAGAGAGGCTTGTTCTGGACATCGAGAAGATTATGCACGAGCTCGACACGATCCCGTCGAGGGTCACTGAGAAGATCACCACCGACGAGGAACATGCTGTTGTGGTGAAGAAGACTGCTCTTGAAGTGCAGAGGGAGATCACTGATGCTTGGAAGAAAATGGTTGCTGATCACAAGAAAAAGACCAAGGGAGTTTGCTGA
- the LOC121768443 gene encoding protein BASIC PENTACYSTEINE6-like has product MMDHNHLTIKTFMAITADRDAAIREKNMALEERKRAFQERDMAMLQRDAAIAERNAAMQERDEAIASLLYRESSMNDNTDIPDSYENELASGGKRIIQYQQQQQMRVSEVAGYSPKGNLRGNEIVIAETAETPKPRRGRQTKEKEGEATKSARPSRAGKRAAEAVIKEEVNSDAYNGWSNEQGLDSDEENLDKQVSWKDNLGLNQINFDESAMPVPVCSCTGSPQPCYRWGNGGWQSACCTTTISMYPLPQVANKRYSRVGGRKMSGSAFNKLLNRLAAEGYDFSSPLDLKDHWAKHGTNRYSTLK; this is encoded by the exons ATGATG GACCACAATCACTTGACAATAAAAACCTTTATGGCCATCACGGCCGACAGAGATGCTGCCATCCGAGAAAAGAACATGGCATTGGAGGAGAGGAAGAGGGCTTTTCAAGAGCGTGATATGGCAATGTTACAGAGGGATGCTGCAATTGCTGAAAGAAACGCTGCCATGCAAGAACGGGATGAAGCGATTGCTTCTCTTCTATATCGCGAGAGCTCAATGAACGACAACACCGATATCCCTGATTCATATGAAAATGAGCTTGCAAGTGGGGGCAAACGTATAATCCAATACCAGCAACAACAGCAAATGCGTGTTTCTGAAGTGGCTGGATATAGTCCTAAAGGAAACTTACGGGGCAATGAAATTGTTATTGCAGAGACAGCCGAAACCCCCAAGCCTCGGAGAGGGAGGCAGacgaaagaaaaagaaggagaagctACGAAATCAGCCAGGCCTTCTAGAGCAGGCAAAAGAGCTGCTGAAGCAGTGATAAAAGAGGAGGTAAATTCTGATGCGTACAATGGTTGGAGTAATGAACAGGGTTTGGACAGTGATGAGGAGAACCTAGATAAGCAAGTCTCCTGGAAGGATAATCTGGGTTTAAATCAAATCAATTTCGATGAATCAGCCATGCCAGTCCCTGTTTGCTCGTGCACAGGCTCGCCACAGCCATGCTACAGATGGGGGAACGGAGGCTGGCAATCCGCGTGCTGTACAACCACGATCTCAATGTATCCACTGCCTCAGGTAGCGAACAAACGCTACTCCAGAGTTGGGGGGAGAAAGATGAGTGGGAGTGCGTTCAACAAGCTGCTCAATCGACTCGCTGCAGAGGGGTATGACTTCTCCTCCCCCCTCGATCTTAAAGACCACTGGGCGAAGCATGGCACGAACCGTTACAGCACTCTTAAGTAG
- the LOC121769018 gene encoding protein BASIC PENTACYSTEINE6-like, with the protein MMDHNHLTIKTFMAITADRDAAIREKNMALEERKRAFQERDMAMLQRDAAIAERNAAMQERDEAIASLRYRESSMNDNADIPDSYRNELASGGKRIIQYQQQQQMRVSETDGYSPKGNLRGNEIVIAETAETPKLRRGRQTKDKEGKATKSAKPPRAGKRTAETVIKEVNSDAYNGWSNEQGLDSDEENLDKQVSWKDNLGLNQINFDESAMPVPVCSCTGSPQPCYRWGNGGWQSACCTTTISMYPLPQVANKRYSRVGGRKMSGSAFNKLLNRLAAEGYDFSSPLDLKDHWAKHGTNRYSTLK; encoded by the exons ATGATG GACCACAATCACTTGACAATAAAAACCTTTATGGCCATCACGGCCGACAGAGATGCTGCCATCCGAGAAAAGAACATGGCATTGGAGGAGAGGAAGAGGGCTTTTCAAGAGCGTGATATGGCAATGTTACAGAGGGATGCTGCAATTGCTGAAAGAAACGCTGCCATGCAAGAACGGGATGAAGCGATTGCTTCTCTTCGTTATCGAGAGAGCTCGATGAACGACAACGCCGATATCCCTGATTCATATAGAAATGAGCTTGCAAGTGGGGGTAAACGTATCATCCAGTACCAGCAACAACAGCAGATGCGTGTTTCTGAAACTGATGGATATAGTCCTAAAGGAAACTTACGAGGCAATGAAATTGTTATTGCAGAGACTGCTGAAACCCCAAAGCTTCGGAGAGGGAGGCAGACAAAAGACAAAGAAGGAAAAGCGACGAAATCTGCCAAGCCTCCGAGAGCAGGCAAAAGAACTGCTGAAACAGTGATAAAAGAGGTAAATTCTGATGCGTACAATGGTTGGAGTAACGAACAGGGTTTGGACAGTGATGAGGAGAACCTAGATAAGCAAGTCTCCTGGAAGGATAATTTGGGTTTAAACCAAATCAATTTCGATGAATCAGCCATGCCAGTCCCTGTTTGCTCGTGCACAGGCTCGCCACAGCCATGCTACAGATGGGGGAACGGAGGCTGGCAATCCGCGTGCTGTACAACCACGATCTCAATGTATCCACTGCCTCAGGTAGCGAACAAACGCTACTCCAGAGTTGGGGGGAGAAAGATGAGTGGGAGTGCGTTCAACAAGCTGCTCAATCGACTCGCTGCAGAGGGGTATGACTTCTCCTCTCCCCTCGATCTCAAAGACCACTGGGCGAAGCATGGCACGAACCGTTACAGCACTCTTAAGTAG